TCCGCGGTTTGTTAATATGATTGCGATTGTTAAATAACACAATGATACTTGATTACCGTattttgtaaattaaattaatataattcgAAAAAGTATATTAATAGATCAGGGAATCCCATAAAAAACTTGATTTAtagattgaaattaaattaagatTAAGAGATATGTGAACTGAGATCCTAACAAttgtttgtttattattttattttcaattatttatattttgtttgtttatctttttattttaattttaaattagtttataaattaatttattttttgttgtaattAACTAACGAATTTAGCTTAAAGTCAATCTGTCTAATAAGTCTATGTGGAAACGATATTCATATTTCGTACATTATATTATAACTTAAATCGTACACTTGCGATTTATTCGAATTaagatattaattttattggaGAATTTACAGTACTAGAAAAGTCCGATCATTAATCTACATGAAAATGCCTTAGATTCACTCCAATTTATTATAACATGACTTCATCGGTTTGCCAGTCTAATCCCAACCGAAATCATCGATCAGCGGTCATCATTCGTCAAAGGCAAAAATTATGAAATTCACCTTATGAGTAAGTACAATATTTTTGCTTGTAATTTATTCCGTAAATTACCAAAGTGCTCTTAATTCAATAAGTCGATCTTAGGATGACAACTTTCCCCACAGGTTTGAGGTTCCACTGGGAAAACCCGATGTAGTTCGGGCCGGGTATGAGATTACTATCCCTATCCCCGAACCCGTCccgaaaaaaatatcaataataaaataatattattattagaagtaataacataataatattattattaatattatcactaataataatagataataataagttttggtttgagaaaataTCCAAATCCGTCATCGTATTGCCgtagtaatatttttgaaacggggATGGAGACGGGGATGAGAAGTTGATCCCCGAAGTTTCGGATTTGGGattccccgaacccgaaaaagcaAGTATTGGAACGAGTATGGGTGTGGGGATGAAATTCGGGGATGTGGATGACAAATCCGCCCCgcccattgtcatccctaagTCGATCTTTTATATCCTAAGTCGATCTTTTATATTCTCTCACTTTTTCTCTTTTCGTGAGTGTGCAGATGTAGCATTTGAGATTTCTGAGTAAATTACTCGCATCCcattttcaatttatatattttttaatataaaaacatgttttaaaaatattttaatagagAATAGTAGAAAGTCAAGATGAAAGCTACACAATAACGTTGATATATGATCCACGTAAGTACATATTACAGAGTGTGCTCTCAATTTCCTTATACAATCATACCCAATTAAATTCGGTAGTTGTTCGTTAAGTGTTGATCTACTTACTACCTTACCCCCAACAATCAGTCCATTTGCATAATTACTTAATTGAATACTTCAAATCAAAAACAATCACGACAATAGTATGGATTTATATTCGTGAAACTGGTCGATCTGATTTATATctaaagtgaaaaataataattttaacataaagaataatatttttttcacgaGTCAGGTTGTGTAAGAGATTTGTTTCTTAAAATTAGACGGTCTTATAAGATTtttttgtatgtatatattattattaattttcccaaaaattatacaattttaaataactaaaataaatataatttgcaTTCAATTCTTGCGGGCCAAGTACGGTTGACGAGGCATGCAGTCATTAAAGTATCAATAAGTTTTGTTGTTGATAATTCTCCTTTTCTCActcattattataaaaaaaatttaaactttatgttaaattttaataaatattaaatcgCCTATGTATAGCTCTAATCAATTAGGCCCGACATTAGTATTAATCGAGTCGTTTTGGATATAAAAGTAACCGTTTGTTTGGGAATGTTGAAATTCGACGTTTCCGCATTATCTTGTGTTTAACTCAGTTGCGGAATCATATTCATTGGTACCCGGgctatccaattttttttaaaaaaatttatatataaattttgtataattttagattattttaatagtagtccgggtagatcaatttaaaatattaaagaatttaaaattttaaaattctagcccGAGATATAGCCATATTCTTAACTCCGCCGTTGGTTTAACTTCAGGTTTATTATAATcagagtaaaaaaaattataatataatcgtTATCTTTCAATTTATCATAATCAGAGTAATTTATCATATTAACTCGAAAGTCTAGTAAAGAACACATCATTAAAATTTGGTGTAGAATCTATCGTGTAGCTCATATTAAAAGTtatctaaaatttaaatataatcttTCTGAAAATAATACTTTGGTTTTTGTATTCAATCAACACGACATTTTCAAAATACTATAGAatttactttttctttttttatatatttaatttttttggtaattaATGATGGATCAATTGGTCAAGATAATCCTATGTATCTATATTTACACTTCAACTATAAATAGTTCCACCTACATTTGATCACTTCACACCATATTTTTCAGAACCAACTTGAATTTTATCCATGGAGTTCAATTTCTActtcattttaatatttatttctgtaagtaaatatatataagtataaTTTCAATTACATTCCCATGAATAAACCCCATTGTTTTCAATATTGAATaatgattaatatttaatatttctttttttttttttgggtttttaattaattaggtGGGATTGATAGGAAGCCATGCAGCTTTGCCTTCAGAGGATTACTGGAATTCTGTGCTTCCAAATTCTCCTATGCCCAAGGCCGTCAAAGATCTCCTCTATCCTGCAGGTCAAACTTTTTAAATATAATGTACATCATCGTTGAGGTGATATTCATCTGTTCGACGTgataaaacatattaaaattatatatcgacTAAGTGAATGTAAGTTGGTGAGCACGGTTGATGAATAACATagcaaaattatatatataaccatTTCTAATTTATAATGTAATTGTTGGGTTATAAAATCACATTTACATAAGTTTTTACAGTTGCATAGTGAAATATGTTTTCACAAATAACTCGTGATTATCCTATgttctaattattttaaataatccgTGACTTTGTTTTCGGATTCAGGCAACAAGCTCGATCCTTATATTTATGGggaaaatatgtttatttcttacacattaacattttttttagaaaataagaagaaatattatataaaatattgttattatagtaTATTCTAATATAATGCATATTTACTATATTTTAAAGTTACGTTATGTTATTATACATTATATTATCTCACCCAAATTTTCTCatgtaaatatattttctttatttcaacCTCAGAATGGGGAGAAGATAAGAGAACCGCGGTGTACGTCGGCCACGGCGGCGTTGGCGTTTATACCGGCAAGCCCGGCCACCGCACTAAAGTAGGTGTAGGAAAAGGGGGTGTAACCGTTGGAACGCGCCCCAAGACTGGTAAACCCGTTTATGTCGGTGTCCACCCGGGCGTAATCCCATTTATCTACACATACGCCGCCACTGAAACTCAGCTACACGATGACCCCAGCGTAGCCCTGTTCTTCTTACAAAAGGACTTGGCCGCGGGTAAAAAAATGAACCTTAATTTCTACAAAACTAAAAATAGCGCCACAGTTTTACCTCGCAAAGTTGCTGACTCGATACCCTTCACGTCAAAAAAGTGGCCAGAAATTTTCAGTAAGTTTTCCGTGAACCCAAGCTCAGAAGAAGCTGAGATTATGAAGAAAACAATCCAAGAATGTGAGGATGAAACAACCATTAAAGGAGAAGAGAAGTTTTGTGCAACCTCTTTGGAGTCCATGATCGATTTCAGCACCTCAAAGATTGGAAAAAATGTGGATGCGATATCCACAAACTCGGAAAATGGAGATAACTTGAAAGAGTACAATATTGTGGGAGTCAAGAAAATGTCGAGGGGAAAGGCGGTGGTGGCTTGCCACATACAGGCGTATGCATACGCAGTATTTTACTGCCACAAGACGGAAACCACGGTGGCTTACAAGGTATCGATGGTGGCTGCAGATGGGTCGTCGAAGGCAGAGGCGGTGGCCGTGTGCCACTTGGACACGGCTGCGTGGAACCCAAAACACTTGGCTTTTCAAGTATTGAAGGTGAAGCCTGGGTCTGTTCCAGTTTGCCATTTTCTTCCCTCGGATCATGTTGTGTGGGTTCCTCGCTAAGAATTAATAGTTGTTTGGACGCAGGTTCGGATCCAAATTAATATGCCAAATAGCAATCATTTGCTCATATTTCCAGTTCCTTTATTAGAAGGATATCACGCAGTACTTTGAACTTTGAACCATGTGTCTTGGTTTTGTTGTATTATATTATGTAATTGCATGAATTCTAGTGTTCTTGTTCTAGTTCTTGTTGTTCTTGCTGATTTTTATCGATGATTGATTTTGGATTTTATAAGTAATATTTGTTTCATGGAAAATAAATATGGTAAATATTTGTTTCGATCTCAGAAATTTAGAAAGTATTTActtaatttacaaaaaaaaattttaaagtttatatTAATTCCAAATCATGATGCATCATAAATTCATAACCATAGTCCATAGAAATACAAATGTACATTACTTTAATACATTAACTAGTATGTTGAAAATCTTAACATTTAATAACTCTATACAAGATATGTAGCAAACTATAGCTACTTACAAGTTACAACCACAGAGTATTAACATAATTATGCTATAGGGTTTAACTAATTGGAGTAAGTCTCTTTTGAGACGGTTTAATGGTTCTATATCTGTTATATATGTAAACTCGATCGATACTTGGAAACAAAAGTAATactaattttgatataaaaaaataaattttttttcttaggTCGGACACAAATTGGTTCATGAGTCGGTCTCTTaggaattttaaattaattttgattaaaattatatattttaattaatataagttagtttgttgatttttttagttttttttttaaaaaaataaaatttatttgtattttgatCACCATAATGTTATGTCCGAAAGGCAAaactttatattaaatatatttttttaaaaaatactttaaatatattattatacgATAAATGAATTCTAatttaaattacaatattatattGTAAATAATCAAACTAATATTATACTAATATAAAACATTATAGACAATTCAATTATCTAAATTTCCAAATTctaatatttaaacaatattgAAACCATacttttttacttttattaaaaaaatattcttttttaatttttggttgaaaaatatataaatatatataaaatactatatttaatatattatcaaatatgccataatttcataattattaatacatatattttaagtatattgatataggcaaaaacttgtgtgagacggtctcacgggtcgtattttgtgggacggatattttatttgggtcatccatgaaaaaatattactttttatgttaagagtattactttttattgtgaatatcgatagggttgacccgtctcacagataaagattcgtgagaacgtctcacaagagacttactcattaatataaatatcatcaaatattataaagttaCCTCTTTTAgctcttaattaaataatattcacgTGACATATTCAACATGCTTATAAAAACGTATTTTTTGTTCCTATATATAAATggttttttcgaaaatattatataaattatttataatcattTGTCAATTTTTACCAACTTAATTTTTCCATGTCTTCAAATTTTGGACccaaatttaatataatcatactttttaatatcaaattattttctacaaattattttaaaaaatgtaactAATAGATaatctatataatatattttgaagacatctttatttaaatgtcttgttataatttatgatattaaaatatattttttaaaataataggtTTATCGGGTACCAGATGTCTGGTGGCCAGCATTATCGGTACTCAATATTATTCAGGTATTTTTCCCACCCGATATAACAGGTATCCGATTACAATCACTCAAACCCGACAAAACCCGACTCGAACTCAAGCCCAAAGTCACAATTCACAAGTATACTAA
This genomic window from Primulina huaijiensis isolate GDHJ02 chromosome 7, ASM1229523v2, whole genome shotgun sequence contains:
- the LOC140981369 gene encoding BURP domain protein RD22-like is translated as MEFNFYFILIFISVGLIGSHAALPSEDYWNSVLPNSPMPKAVKDLLYPAEWGEDKRTAVYVGHGGVGVYTGKPGHRTKVGVGKGGVTVGTRPKTGKPVYVGVHPGVIPFIYTYAATETQLHDDPSVALFFLQKDLAAGKKMNLNFYKTKNSATVLPRKVADSIPFTSKKWPEIFSKFSVNPSSEEAEIMKKTIQECEDETTIKGEEKFCATSLESMIDFSTSKIGKNVDAISTNSENGDNLKEYNIVGVKKMSRGKAVVACHIQAYAYAVFYCHKTETTVAYKVSMVAADGSSKAEAVAVCHLDTAAWNPKHLAFQVLKVKPGSVPVCHFLPSDHVVWVPR